A window from Pseudooceanicola algae encodes these proteins:
- a CDS encoding glutathione S-transferase family protein: MKLYGRKTSINVQKVRWLLGELGAAHDLEEMGGAFGGLDTAEFGAMNPNRLVPVLKDGDLVLWESNAILRYLARNYAGGRFEGGSAAEIAQADMWMEWFQSQAYPQIITIFYQTVRLPRAERDPAVRDAAVQRLNVAWEMLDGHLQGRSFLVGDQLTLGDIVIGASLYRYFTMEFERPSLPALEAYYDRLQQRPAYGDGIMVSYESLRAKES; the protein is encoded by the coding sequence ATGAAGCTCTATGGCAGAAAGACATCCATCAACGTTCAGAAGGTGCGCTGGCTCCTGGGAGAGCTCGGCGCGGCCCATGACCTGGAGGAAATGGGTGGAGCCTTCGGTGGGCTCGACACGGCGGAATTCGGCGCGATGAATCCCAACCGGCTGGTGCCGGTCCTGAAGGATGGGGACCTGGTGCTGTGGGAATCCAATGCGATCCTGCGTTACCTGGCGCGGAACTATGCCGGCGGCAGGTTCGAAGGTGGGTCGGCGGCCGAAATCGCCCAGGCCGACATGTGGATGGAGTGGTTCCAGAGCCAGGCCTATCCGCAGATCATCACCATCTTCTACCAGACGGTGCGTCTGCCCCGCGCCGAACGGGATCCGGCGGTCCGCGACGCGGCCGTGCAACGCCTGAATGTGGCCTGGGAAATGCTCGATGGTCATTTGCAAGGGCGCTCTTTCCTGGTCGGCGATCAGTTGACCCTTGGCGATATCGTAATCGGAGCTAGCCTCTATCGTTACTTCACCATGGAATTCGAACGCCCCTCCCTACCGGCCCTCGAGGCCTACTATGACCGGCTGCAACAGCGCCCGGCCTATGGGGACGGGATCATGGTGTCCTACGAAAGCCTGCGGGCAAAGGAGAGCTGA
- a CDS encoding Gfo/Idh/MocA family protein, with protein sequence MASRGFKVAVAGFGWWGRHIATRLKDHPWLTIAGIIEPATGNHGDIKAKGLEVWSDFDAALARDDIDAVILTTPNTLHEEQICMVAAAGKHVFCEKPLGLTAQSARRSVKACEEAGVQLGIGHERRFEPAMLLLRKQLEEGTLGTIMHAEAAFSHDKLIGVPANDWRTRKDVCPAAGMTAMGIHLSDLMISFFGPVETLHAFTADRSLGWETGDVVTVQMKFEAGMTATFSAVLHTPHFIRMHVFGSDQWTEVLNDSHPDTPDGKVRVLTSRSGQDVEQQTFDWEDSVTANLEAFALAALGEAPYPFTSREMVHNIEVLEAIAQSSETGQAVTLSDI encoded by the coding sequence ATGGCATCCAGAGGTTTCAAAGTCGCCGTGGCAGGGTTTGGCTGGTGGGGCAGGCATATCGCGACCCGCCTGAAGGACCATCCTTGGCTGACCATCGCCGGAATCATCGAGCCGGCGACGGGAAATCACGGGGATATCAAGGCGAAGGGCCTTGAGGTCTGGTCCGATTTCGACGCCGCCTTGGCCCGTGACGACATCGACGCGGTTATCCTGACCACACCCAACACCCTGCACGAGGAACAGATCTGCATGGTGGCGGCCGCGGGCAAACACGTGTTCTGCGAAAAGCCCCTGGGCCTGACGGCGCAAAGTGCGCGCCGGTCCGTGAAGGCCTGCGAAGAGGCTGGCGTGCAGCTGGGCATCGGCCATGAACGCCGCTTTGAACCGGCGATGCTGCTGCTGCGCAAGCAGTTGGAAGAGGGCACGCTTGGCACGATCATGCACGCCGAGGCGGCCTTCAGCCACGACAAGCTGATCGGCGTTCCTGCCAACGACTGGCGCACCCGCAAGGATGTCTGCCCGGCCGCCGGCATGACCGCGATGGGCATCCATCTGTCGGATCTGATGATCTCGTTCTTCGGGCCGGTCGAGACCCTGCACGCCTTCACGGCGGATCGCTCGCTGGGGTGGGAGACCGGCGATGTGGTCACCGTGCAGATGAAGTTCGAGGCCGGCATGACCGCGACCTTCAGCGCCGTGCTGCATACACCGCATTTCATCCGCATGCATGTCTTCGGCAGCGACCAGTGGACCGAGGTGCTGAACGACAGCCACCCCGATACCCCAGACGGCAAGGTGCGGGTCCTGACCTCGCGCAGCGGGCAGGACGTGGAGCAGCAGACCTTTGACTGGGAAGACAGCGTGACTGCCAACCTCGAGGCCTTTGCCCTCGCGGCCCTGGGCGAGGCGCCCTATCCCTTCACCTCGCGCGAGATGGTGCACAACATCGAGGTGCTGGAAGCCATCGCCCAATCGTCCGAAACCGGCCAGGCCGTGACGCTGAGCGATATCTGA